In Chloroflexota bacterium, a genomic segment contains:
- a CDS encoding PaaI family thioesterase → MPSKAIQDHYPEQWSHCYGCGSLNEHGHPIKSYWDEKVGEAYATFQPQPYHTAIPGYVYGGLIASLIDCHGTGSAAAAAYRAAGRAMDDNGKPLRFVTASLHVDYLKPTPLGPPLELRGQIKAVKGRKVIVSITLAANGTITARGEVVAVQVPEHWTPIDG, encoded by the coding sequence ATGCCGTCAAAAGCTATCCAGGATCACTACCCTGAACAATGGAGCCACTGTTACGGATGTGGCAGCCTCAACGAACACGGCCACCCGATCAAGAGCTATTGGGATGAAAAAGTTGGCGAAGCTTACGCGACTTTTCAGCCGCAACCCTACCATACCGCCATCCCCGGTTATGTTTACGGCGGGCTCATTGCATCACTGATCGACTGCCACGGCACCGGATCTGCCGCAGCGGCAGCCTACCGCGCAGCCGGACGCGCTATGGATGATAACGGGAAGCCGCTGCGCTTTGTTACCGCGTCCTTGCATGTAGATTATTTAAAACCTACCCCCCTCGGCCCTCCCCTGGAACTGCGCGGCCAGATCAAAGCAGTCAAAGGGCGCAAAGTGATCGTCAGCATCACCCTGGCCGCCAACGGCACAATCACCGCCCGCGGCGAAGTTGTGGCCGTACAAGTTCCTGAACACTGGACCCCCATTGACGGTTAG
- a CDS encoding HAD family hydrolase, producing the protein MTLDLSRIRALCFDVDGTLSDTDDQFVHKVAKNLQPLKFLFPNNDPLSFARRFVMTVESPGNFLFGIPDQLGFDSVLAKMGDTLYSLGLGKDPKPFLLIQGVQQMLAQLGEVYPLAVVSARGERSTGWFLDQFELRDHFRCIATAQTCRYTKPHPDPIEWAAEQIGVAPHECLMIGDTTVDILAAKAAGAQSVGVLCGFGEKDELLEAGADLILEQTAELVGKLIAQ; encoded by the coding sequence ATGACCCTCGATCTTTCCCGAATTCGCGCCTTGTGCTTCGATGTTGACGGCACCCTCAGCGACACCGATGACCAATTTGTACACAAAGTTGCCAAAAACTTACAACCCCTGAAATTTCTTTTCCCCAACAACGACCCGCTTTCCTTTGCACGGCGCTTTGTAATGACTGTTGAAAGCCCGGGGAATTTTCTCTTTGGGATTCCCGATCAATTGGGTTTCGACTCGGTCCTGGCAAAAATGGGCGACACGCTCTACTCTCTGGGGTTGGGCAAAGACCCTAAACCCTTTCTACTCATCCAGGGAGTCCAGCAAATGCTCGCTCAATTGGGGGAGGTATATCCCCTGGCCGTAGTCAGCGCCCGCGGGGAGCGCAGCACGGGCTGGTTCCTCGATCAATTTGAATTGCGAGATCATTTCCGCTGCATCGCCACCGCGCAAACCTGCCGCTACACCAAACCCCACCCCGACCCGATCGAATGGGCTGCTGAGCAAATCGGCGTAGCTCCGCATGAATGCCTGATGATCGGCGATACCACTGTGGATATTCTGGCCGCGAAAGCTGCCGGAGCGCAATCTGTAGGCGTGTTATGCGGCTTCGGCGAAAAAGATGAACTCCTTGAAGCAGGCGCAGATCTCATCTTGGAACAAACCGCTGAACTCGTTGGGAAATTGATCGCTCAATAA
- a CDS encoding tetratricopeptide repeat protein, whose protein sequence is MSADDQRYKQAMNLGHSAAWDQEWERAASFYSQALDSRHEDPKALMNLALAFLNMSEYDKALKYYLRAAEIAQDDPVPLEKAATLYESLGQLEKASRLSERGAELYLKEKNPEKAIENWSRAVALFPQNLQAHSRLALVYERLGRKPQAIREFLHVASLLQHAGQREKAFDAANRALKLDPASKEVQQALELLRAGTMLPKPARPKGGTGLFGKLPTPIRAEESAPVDTIRKSDDPIEEARQTALSDLARLFFEQAKKDAPSPVERQGLQAIMKGTGPLFSNNADQSKIMLHLGQVVNLQSQGDTEQAIEELKGAISAGLDAPAAFFGLGSMLAKTGRHESAVRYLERTVSNIDYSLGARLILGGIWYEREKYKRAAMRYLEALRYADAEVVAPAQADELHELYEPIVEIFASEKDEQRQKKLCENVAELLVRPNWREHLNSARRQIGEQDSSAPPIPLAEMLLESSSSNVVVAMSTVRSMARAGHIGAALEEVLFALEQAPTYLPLHVVLGDLLLSRDLLAEAAQKFMVVARAYSVRGESQRTIAMLRRVVEMLPMDVGSRVQLIEHLVAWGQHDDAIIEYLNLADVRYSLAEINETRKAYAEALHLATQSSNPDQWRVRIWHRIADLETQSLNWRQAVQLYKQICELHPDDGKAYYGLVSLLFKLQESEQALVSIDRYIETMSNTEHADDVITFLNHVLEEQPAHAMLHYRLAAQYQISHQTELSIQHYDTAGELLLDAGDKAGAAEMISKLIKLDPPEKEKYQKLLAAL, encoded by the coding sequence ATGAGCGCAGACGATCAACGCTATAAACAAGCTATGAATTTAGGGCACTCAGCAGCCTGGGATCAGGAATGGGAGCGCGCAGCTTCATTCTATAGCCAGGCGTTGGATTCTAGACACGAAGATCCAAAAGCGCTAATGAATCTAGCTTTGGCCTTTCTGAATATGTCGGAATACGACAAAGCGCTAAAATATTACTTGCGGGCAGCCGAAATTGCGCAGGATGATCCAGTGCCCTTGGAGAAAGCAGCGACACTGTATGAAAGTCTGGGGCAATTGGAAAAAGCTTCTCGGCTATCAGAGAGAGGGGCCGAGTTATACCTGAAAGAGAAAAACCCTGAAAAAGCCATCGAGAACTGGTCGCGCGCGGTGGCATTATTCCCCCAGAATTTGCAGGCTCATTCCCGCCTGGCGTTGGTTTATGAGCGATTGGGGCGAAAACCGCAAGCTATCCGCGAGTTTTTGCATGTTGCCAGTTTGTTGCAACATGCCGGTCAGCGAGAAAAAGCCTTTGACGCGGCAAATCGTGCCTTGAAGCTGGATCCAGCGAGTAAAGAGGTACAGCAGGCATTGGAGTTGTTACGGGCGGGCACTATGCTCCCTAAACCGGCGCGCCCTAAGGGGGGAACAGGCCTCTTTGGGAAACTCCCCACCCCGATCAGGGCCGAAGAGTCCGCCCCAGTTGATACGATTCGAAAAAGTGATGATCCCATCGAAGAAGCCCGCCAGACGGCGTTAAGCGATTTGGCGCGTTTATTCTTTGAGCAGGCTAAAAAAGATGCCCCATCTCCAGTTGAGCGGCAAGGATTGCAAGCGATCATGAAGGGTACCGGGCCGCTTTTCTCGAACAATGCCGATCAGTCTAAAATTATGCTGCATCTTGGTCAGGTGGTTAATTTACAATCTCAGGGTGATACGGAACAGGCAATTGAAGAGTTGAAGGGGGCGATTTCAGCGGGGTTGGATGCGCCGGCAGCCTTTTTTGGTTTAGGGAGTATGTTAGCCAAAACGGGGCGTCATGAGAGCGCCGTGCGCTATTTGGAAAGAACCGTATCGAATATTGATTATTCGTTAGGTGCGCGCTTGATTTTGGGTGGAATATGGTATGAACGCGAAAAATATAAACGGGCTGCTATGCGCTACCTAGAAGCCTTGCGCTATGCAGATGCGGAAGTTGTTGCTCCGGCACAGGCCGATGAACTCCACGAGCTTTATGAACCCATTGTTGAGATTTTCGCCAGCGAAAAGGATGAACAACGCCAGAAAAAGCTATGTGAAAATGTAGCTGAACTATTGGTGCGTCCAAATTGGCGTGAGCATTTGAATAGCGCACGCCGCCAAATCGGTGAACAGGATAGCAGCGCTCCGCCCATTCCCCTGGCAGAAATGTTGCTGGAGTCGAGTTCCAGTAATGTGGTGGTTGCTATGAGCACAGTGCGCAGTATGGCCCGCGCCGGACATATTGGTGCGGCGTTAGAAGAAGTTTTATTTGCGCTTGAGCAAGCGCCAACCTATTTGCCGTTGCACGTTGTATTGGGTGATTTATTGCTTTCCAGAGATTTATTAGCCGAAGCGGCGCAAAAATTTATGGTGGTTGCGCGTGCATATAGTGTGCGTGGCGAATCACAGCGTACGATTGCCATGTTACGGCGAGTTGTCGAAATGTTGCCGATGGATGTAGGTTCGCGGGTGCAATTGATCGAGCATCTCGTTGCCTGGGGGCAACATGATGATGCGATTATAGAGTACTTGAATCTGGCCGATGTACGTTATAGTTTGGCCGAAATCAATGAGACCCGAAAAGCTTACGCTGAAGCCTTACATCTCGCAACACAATCTTCCAATCCCGATCAGTGGCGGGTGCGTATCTGGCATCGCATTGCTGATCTTGAAACCCAGAGTTTAAATTGGCGTCAGGCTGTTCAACTGTACAAACAGATCTGTGAATTGCACCCAGATGACGGTAAAGCATATTATGGCCTGGTAAGCTTATTATTCAAACTTCAAGAATCGGAACAGGCGCTGGTGTCCATTGATCGATATATTGAAACGATGTCGAACACCGAACACGCCGATGATGTGATTACTTTCCTGAATCATGTTTTGGAAGAACAACCTGCTCATGCCATGTTGCATTACCGTTTGGCGGCGCAATACCAAATATCGCATCAAACCGAATTGTCCATTCAGCACTATGATACGGCTGGCGAACTGCTATTGGATGCCGGTGATAAGGCCGGAGCGGCTGAAATGATCAGCAAACTGATCAAACTAGACCCTCCAGAAAAGGAAAAATACCAAAAATTACTGGCCGCGTTGTAA
- the polA gene encoding DNA polymerase I, producing MPPILYLIDGHALAYRAYFALTRGQADSRWITSSGEPTAGVYGFTSVLLRILEQEDPDYLAVVFDTGKTFRDELYPDYKATREKMPDDLRIQIERIRQLVDAFNIPRLEMPGYEADDVLGSVAQIAVAQGLGVKIFTGDRDLLQLVDERIIVNLPGRSLSDAKDYLAADVVEKLGVRPDQVMDLKALMGDSSDNIPGVKGIGAKTAAVLLSEYDTLDTIYAHLDELKAGVRNKLELDRENAYLSQKLAAIVLDLDIALNLEKARPANFNPQAVHAAFRELEFRSLLNRVDALQARYGDAVPVAGQQMTLFGDAVHPTTAQQSGPALSQMTIVDTPELLQSLAAALEKAAVIAFDTETTSTDQMQADLVGISLAVDENHGYYIPVGHLQGRQLALGDVIAALTPALTNPQIAKIGHNIKYDYVMLARYGLRVTPLSFDSMIAEWLINPDSRNLGLKRLAWVRLGHQMTEIETLIGKGKNQRSMAEVSIVDAAQYAADDAVVVLRLMPQLQEGLQAAQAENLFAEIEMPLVEVLAGMEMAGIGLDVPFLEAMSGELHNRLSTISEQIYQMVGQPFNLNSPKQLSEALFDRLGIAPPEGSRRISSGYYSTAAGVLEYLRDRHPVMALILEYRELSKLRSTYLEALPQQVNPHTGRVHTSYNQTGARTGRIASSDPNLQNIPIRTELGRRVREAFIAAPGNVLLAIDYSQVELRIAAHMAQDEAMLAAFRNGQDIHAITAAAIYAVPLSEVSSTQRRHAKAINFGLIYGMSPFGLTRTTDLTLAEAENFVSAYFEKFPGVKRYLDTIRTSAAQTGYVETLLGRRRYFPGLQNVRNQQTRNREEREAVNAPIQGTAADIMKIAMLRMAAVLKRANLSARMLLQVHDELVLECSQDDVEVVFAMAREAMEAAYSLDIPLKTDARVGKNWGTLQPLETNSITP from the coding sequence ATGCCCCCTATTTTATATCTCATTGATGGTCATGCCCTGGCGTATCGGGCCTACTTTGCATTGACGCGCGGACAGGCCGACAGCCGCTGGATCACCAGTTCTGGCGAGCCGACGGCTGGCGTTTACGGATTTACCAGTGTGCTGCTGCGCATTCTGGAGCAGGAAGACCCCGATTATCTGGCGGTGGTTTTTGACACCGGTAAAACTTTCCGTGATGAGTTGTACCCCGACTATAAAGCCACGCGCGAGAAAATGCCCGATGATTTGCGTATTCAGATCGAGCGCATCCGCCAATTGGTCGACGCTTTCAATATTCCGCGCCTGGAAATGCCCGGCTACGAAGCCGATGATGTGTTGGGCAGCGTTGCTCAAATTGCCGTAGCGCAAGGTTTGGGGGTGAAGATTTTTACCGGCGATCGTGATTTATTGCAATTGGTGGATGAACGCATAATTGTCAACTTGCCTGGGCGTTCTTTATCGGACGCGAAAGATTATCTCGCCGCGGATGTGGTAGAAAAGTTAGGTGTGCGCCCCGACCAGGTGATGGATTTGAAAGCCCTGATGGGCGATTCATCCGATAATATTCCTGGCGTTAAAGGGATTGGCGCAAAAACGGCCGCGGTTCTCCTAAGCGAGTATGATACGCTCGATACTATTTACGCGCATCTCGATGAACTTAAAGCCGGGGTGCGGAATAAGCTCGAGCTGGATCGTGAAAACGCCTATCTGAGCCAGAAACTGGCCGCGATTGTGCTGGATCTGGATATTGCCCTGAATCTGGAGAAAGCACGCCCGGCGAATTTTAACCCCCAAGCCGTACACGCTGCTTTTCGCGAGTTGGAGTTCCGTTCATTGCTCAATCGTGTCGATGCGCTGCAAGCGCGCTATGGCGATGCGGTACCCGTCGCCGGACAGCAAATGACGTTGTTTGGCGATGCTGTTCATCCGACAACCGCACAGCAGAGCGGTCCTGCGCTCTCGCAAATGACAATAGTAGATACGCCCGAATTATTGCAATCGCTGGCGGCTGCGCTTGAAAAAGCTGCCGTGATTGCCTTTGATACGGAGACGACTTCAACCGACCAGATGCAGGCTGATTTGGTGGGCATCTCTTTGGCGGTGGATGAAAACCACGGCTACTATATTCCGGTGGGGCATCTTCAGGGGCGGCAGCTCGCGCTGGGCGATGTGATCGCGGCGCTAACGCCTGCGTTGACGAATCCACAGATTGCGAAAATTGGACACAATATCAAATACGATTATGTGATGTTGGCCCGCTATGGTTTGCGCGTGACTCCGCTCAGTTTCGATAGCATGATCGCTGAATGGCTGATCAATCCGGATTCGCGTAATTTGGGTTTGAAACGGCTGGCCTGGGTGCGCCTTGGCCACCAGATGACCGAGATTGAAACCCTGATTGGCAAGGGAAAGAATCAACGCAGCATGGCTGAAGTGTCGATTGTAGATGCTGCTCAATATGCCGCCGATGATGCAGTGGTTGTGTTGCGCTTGATGCCTCAACTTCAGGAAGGACTCCAAGCCGCGCAGGCCGAAAACTTATTTGCAGAGATCGAAATGCCGCTGGTAGAAGTGTTGGCAGGCATGGAGATGGCCGGTATCGGGTTGGATGTTCCGTTTTTAGAAGCTATGTCTGGCGAGTTGCACAATCGTCTGAGTACAATTTCAGAACAGATTTATCAGATGGTGGGACAACCGTTTAACTTGAATTCTCCCAAGCAACTTTCGGAGGCTTTGTTTGATCGATTGGGTATTGCGCCTCCCGAAGGCTCGCGGCGCATTTCCAGCGGATACTATTCCACCGCGGCTGGGGTGCTTGAATACCTGCGCGATCGGCATCCGGTGATGGCTTTGATCCTGGAATATCGCGAGTTGTCAAAGCTGCGTTCAACCTATTTGGAGGCCCTGCCTCAGCAGGTGAATCCACATACCGGGCGCGTGCATACATCCTATAATCAGACTGGCGCGCGCACCGGACGCATTGCCTCATCCGACCCCAATTTGCAAAATATCCCCATTCGTACCGAGTTGGGCCGCCGCGTGCGTGAGGCTTTTATTGCAGCGCCGGGGAATGTGCTGCTGGCGATTGATTATTCGCAAGTGGAATTGCGTATTGCGGCGCACATGGCCCAGGATGAAGCCATGCTGGCTGCGTTCCGCAATGGGCAAGATATTCATGCGATTACAGCCGCGGCGATCTATGCTGTTCCCCTATCAGAAGTTTCCTCTACGCAGCGGCGCCACGCCAAGGCGATAAACTTTGGCCTGATCTACGGGATGAGTCCCTTCGGGTTGACGCGCACCACCGATTTGACTCTGGCGGAAGCTGAGAATTTTGTCAGCGCCTATTTTGAGAAATTCCCGGGAGTAAAGCGCTATCTGGATACGATTCGCACATCCGCTGCGCAAACTGGTTATGTTGAAACCCTGCTGGGGCGGCGGCGTTATTTTCCGGGCTTACAAAATGTGCGTAACCAGCAGACGCGCAACCGCGAGGAACGTGAAGCGGTTAACGCTCCCATTCAGGGAACTGCTGCCGATATTATGAAAATTGCCATGCTGCGGATGGCAGCCGTTTTAAAACGAGCGAATCTTTCAGCACGCATGTTGCTTCAGGTTCATGATGAATTAGTGTTAGAATGTTCGCAAGATGATGTTGAAGTTGTTTTCGCGATGGCGCGTGAAGCCATGGAAGCCGCTTACTCCCTCGATATTCCATTAAAAACAGATGCACGCGTGGGTAAGAACTGGGGCACGTTGCAGCCTCTTGAAACGAATTCGATAACTCCTTAG